One genomic region from Pararge aegeria chromosome 14, ilParAegt1.1, whole genome shotgun sequence encodes:
- the LOC120629216 gene encoding suppressor of cytokine signaling 2-like isoform X2 has product MVVKLPDACMEVGVPLNNWSSGVACCPNCRHELRVSLACAKAHNQSMTPATPPFTIQPTYLPQSPYASPPSPLIPSPYNDELRRLADTLRALRLSGWYYGNLDWQGARSLLKDASMGAFVIRDSGDRNFIFSLSVQTDKGPTSVRLHYEQGFFRFDCDRPLARYMPRFRCVVELVQHYTRVGERGPAGTVWVDREGCPHSPVLLKTPLRKSPPTLLHTARLAVHKALDSNPLTPKLWCAPKHRLLPLPSTLIDYLGEYPYSI; this is encoded by the exons ATGCGTGTATGGAAGTGGGTGTACCGCTCAACAACTGGTCTTCAGGTGTCGCTTGCTGCCCAAACTGCAGGCATGAGTTGAGAGTATCGTTGGCATGTGCAAAGGCGCATAATCAGTCTATGACCCCGGCAACACCCCCATTCACCATCCAGCCCACATACTTGCCACAATCACCATATGCATCCCCTCCATCACCTTTAATACCGTCTCCTTATAATGACGAACTGAGGAGGTTAGCAGATACACTTAGAGCATTGAGGCTATCCGGGTGGTACTATGGAAATTTGGATTGGCAG GGTGCTCGGAGTTTACTCAAAGATGCAAGTATGGGAGCCTTTGTGATCAGAGACTCTGGTGACAGGAACTTCATATTCTCACTGTCAGTGCAGACAGACAAGGGACCAACATCTGTCAGATTACATTACGAGCAGGGCTTCTTTAG GTTTGACTGCGACAGGCCGCTCGCAAGGTACATGCCGCGCTTTCGTTGCGTGGTAGAGTTGGTACAACACTACACCCGAGTGGGTGAACGAGGGCCAGCTGGCACGGTGTGGGTCGACCGGGAAGGTTGCCCACACTCCCCAGTCCTCCTCAAAACCCCGCTAAGGAAATCTCCGCCTACCCTCCTACACACAGCTCGTCTCGCAGTCCATAAAGCTTTGGACTCGAACCCTTTGACTCCGAAACTCTGGTGCGCCCCTAAACACAGGTTACTGCCTTTACCCTCAACTCTTATAGACTATCTTGGGGAGTACCCGTACTCGATCTAA
- the LOC120629216 gene encoding suppressor of cytokine signaling 2-like isoform X1, which yields MCLIERRETKLSPLNMTIATRVPLPTQNACMEVGVPLNNWSSGVACCPNCRHELRVSLACAKAHNQSMTPATPPFTIQPTYLPQSPYASPPSPLIPSPYNDELRRLADTLRALRLSGWYYGNLDWQGARSLLKDASMGAFVIRDSGDRNFIFSLSVQTDKGPTSVRLHYEQGFFRFDCDRPLARYMPRFRCVVELVQHYTRVGERGPAGTVWVDREGCPHSPVLLKTPLRKSPPTLLHTARLAVHKALDSNPLTPKLWCAPKHRLLPLPSTLIDYLGEYPYSI from the exons ATGTGCTTGATAGAGCGACGGGAAACAAAGCTGTCTCCTCTAAACATGACTATAGCAACGAGAGTACCTTTACCAACGCAAA ATGCGTGTATGGAAGTGGGTGTACCGCTCAACAACTGGTCTTCAGGTGTCGCTTGCTGCCCAAACTGCAGGCATGAGTTGAGAGTATCGTTGGCATGTGCAAAGGCGCATAATCAGTCTATGACCCCGGCAACACCCCCATTCACCATCCAGCCCACATACTTGCCACAATCACCATATGCATCCCCTCCATCACCTTTAATACCGTCTCCTTATAATGACGAACTGAGGAGGTTAGCAGATACACTTAGAGCATTGAGGCTATCCGGGTGGTACTATGGAAATTTGGATTGGCAG GGTGCTCGGAGTTTACTCAAAGATGCAAGTATGGGAGCCTTTGTGATCAGAGACTCTGGTGACAGGAACTTCATATTCTCACTGTCAGTGCAGACAGACAAGGGACCAACATCTGTCAGATTACATTACGAGCAGGGCTTCTTTAG GTTTGACTGCGACAGGCCGCTCGCAAGGTACATGCCGCGCTTTCGTTGCGTGGTAGAGTTGGTACAACACTACACCCGAGTGGGTGAACGAGGGCCAGCTGGCACGGTGTGGGTCGACCGGGAAGGTTGCCCACACTCCCCAGTCCTCCTCAAAACCCCGCTAAGGAAATCTCCGCCTACCCTCCTACACACAGCTCGTCTCGCAGTCCATAAAGCTTTGGACTCGAACCCTTTGACTCCGAAACTCTGGTGCGCCCCTAAACACAGGTTACTGCCTTTACCCTCAACTCTTATAGACTATCTTGGGGAGTACCCGTACTCGATCTAA